A region of Ramlibacter agri DNA encodes the following proteins:
- a CDS encoding ornithine cyclodeaminase family protein, translating to MGHSDAALQVPPTLFLTDADVAALADWRAAIDALRTAYSAPIAPAMVPPRSMARGDGLWLRGMTAVSPSGKHMGCKLIAASIKGKRASYLVSLFDLATMGLAALIDGNRITGIRTAATAAVAVDAAAPRRALKVAVIGSGFEAHGLLTALAAVRTIASVKVFSPTLASREKFAASFAEQGMQVEAAASAQQALAGSDVVLCAARSRDESPVLLGEWLEPGMTVASIGSTLPEQREVDTGVIARAALVVTDMPEEVAHDTGDMLAATRAGVDFSKKLVDLPALVSGQARRDPEAIVVYKSVGSALQDVITAEMLLARARAQGLGSEMACSIQPIVK from the coding sequence TTGGGCCATTCCGACGCGGCGCTGCAGGTGCCGCCCACCCTTTTCCTCACCGACGCCGACGTCGCCGCGCTTGCCGACTGGCGCGCCGCCATCGACGCCCTGCGCACGGCCTATTCCGCCCCGATCGCGCCCGCCATGGTGCCGCCCCGCTCGATGGCCCGCGGCGACGGCCTCTGGCTGCGCGGCATGACCGCCGTGTCGCCGAGCGGCAAGCACATGGGCTGCAAGCTGATCGCCGCCTCGATCAAGGGCAAGCGCGCCAGCTACCTGGTCTCGCTGTTCGACCTGGCCACCATGGGCCTCGCCGCCCTGATCGACGGCAACCGCATCACCGGCATCCGCACCGCCGCAACCGCCGCGGTCGCTGTCGATGCGGCCGCGCCGCGCCGCGCCCTGAAGGTCGCCGTCATCGGCTCCGGCTTCGAAGCGCACGGCCTGCTCACCGCGCTGGCCGCGGTGCGCACCATCGCCTCGGTGAAGGTCTTCAGCCCCACGCTGGCCAGCCGCGAGAAGTTTGCCGCCTCGTTCGCCGAGCAAGGCATGCAGGTCGAAGCCGCCGCCAGCGCGCAACAGGCCTTGGCTGGCAGCGACGTGGTGCTGTGCGCTGCGCGCAGCCGCGACGAAAGCCCGGTGCTGCTGGGTGAATGGCTGGAGCCCGGCATGACCGTGGCCTCCATCGGCTCCACGCTGCCCGAGCAGCGCGAGGTGGACACCGGCGTCATCGCCCGCGCCGCGCTGGTCGTCACCGACATGCCGGAAGAAGTGGCGCACGACACCGGCGACATGCTGGCCGCCACGCGCGCCGGCGTCGACTTCAGCAAGAAGCTGGTCGACCTGCCCGCGCTGGTCTCGGGCCAGGCTCGCCGCGACCCCGAGGCGATCGTCGTCTACAAGTCCGTCGGCTCCGCGCTGCAGGACGTGATCACCGCCGAAATGCTGCTGGCCCGCGCGCGGGCCCAGGGCCTCGGCTCCGAAATGGCCTGTTCGATCCAGCCGATCGTCAAGTAA
- a CDS encoding SDR family NAD(P)-dependent oxidoreductase, translating into MTSLFDLKGQVALVTGAASGLGLAIADALAQHGAQVVLADIDAAKCEGAAQELQARGLQASALPFDVSDQAQCEAAVDQVLARFGRLDTLVSNAGIEGPVGPMRTGSARDWNRVLGINLLAAVWLTSRAIPAMAKAGGGSVILVASIAALRGTKALGPYGVSKAGLVQLARSLAVEWGPDRVRVNAICPGLVKTPFAEQLIADAKFMEKRMAATPLRRPGLPEEIAGVAVMLAGRAGGFLTGQALVVDGGTVISDGS; encoded by the coding sequence ATGACTTCCCTCTTCGACCTGAAAGGCCAGGTGGCCCTCGTCACCGGCGCCGCCAGCGGGCTGGGCCTGGCCATTGCCGATGCGTTGGCGCAGCACGGCGCGCAGGTCGTTCTGGCGGACATCGATGCCGCCAAGTGCGAAGGCGCGGCGCAGGAGCTGCAGGCGCGCGGCCTGCAGGCCAGCGCCCTGCCCTTCGACGTTTCCGACCAGGCGCAATGCGAAGCCGCGGTGGACCAGGTGCTGGCGCGCTTCGGGCGCCTCGACACGCTGGTGTCCAACGCCGGCATCGAGGGCCCGGTCGGGCCGATGCGCACCGGCAGCGCGCGCGACTGGAACCGCGTGCTGGGCATCAACCTGCTGGCCGCCGTGTGGCTGACCTCGCGCGCGATTCCCGCGATGGCCAAGGCCGGCGGCGGCAGCGTGATCCTGGTCGCCAGCATCGCTGCCCTCCGCGGCACCAAGGCGCTGGGGCCTTATGGCGTCAGCAAGGCCGGCCTGGTGCAGCTGGCGCGCAGCCTGGCGGTCGAATGGGGCCCGGACCGCGTGCGCGTGAACGCGATCTGCCCCGGCCTGGTGAAGACGCCTTTCGCCGAGCAGTTGATCGCCGACGCGAAGTTCATGGAAAAGCGCATGGCCGCCACGCCGCTGCGCCGGCCCGGCCTGCCGGAGGAGATCGCCGGCGTCGCCGTGATGCTGGCCGGGCGCGCCGGCGGCTTCCTGACGGGGCAGGCCCTGGTGGTGGACGGCGGGACCGTCATCAGCGACGGCAGCTGA
- a CDS encoding NAD-dependent succinate-semialdehyde dehydrogenase gives MLKQLKDPTLLRPAAFVGGEWIHATSHGTYALRNPADDSVLAELPRLREAETAHAVEVAHQAFLGWRKTTARYRSEILRRWYEMMVQHKDDLATLITLEEGKPLAEAKGEIDYAASFLQWFSEEAKRVRGDVIPAPRDTARIVVLKQPIGVCAAITPWNFPAAMITRKAGPALAAGCSMVVKPASQTPLTALALAELAQRAGVPAGVFNVVTGNDTRAIGGTLTGHRLVRKVTFTGSTEVGRVLLQQSAATIKKCSMELGGNAPCIVFDDADLELAVEGVLNAKFRNTGQSCIAANRVLVQDGIHDALAERLARRTAQMKVGNGLEAGVQIGPLIDSGAVAKVEEHLRDAIAGGAKVLAGGKRHALGGSFFEPTVLAGVRGDMAIAREETFGPVLPLVRFQTDDEVIAMANDTEFGLAAYLFSRDAARIWRTAEHIESGMVGVNCGLISNEVAPFGGVKQSGLGREGSHYGIDEFLETKYLCWDGLAPAFA, from the coding sequence ATGCTGAAGCAGCTCAAGGACCCCACGCTGCTGCGCCCCGCCGCCTTCGTCGGCGGCGAGTGGATCCACGCCACCTCGCACGGCACGTACGCGCTGCGCAACCCCGCCGACGACAGCGTGCTGGCGGAGCTGCCGCGCTTGCGCGAAGCCGAGACGGCGCACGCCGTCGAAGTGGCGCACCAAGCCTTTCTCGGCTGGCGCAAGACCACGGCCAGGTACCGCTCCGAAATCCTGCGCCGCTGGTACGAGATGATGGTGCAGCACAAGGACGACCTCGCCACGCTCATCACGCTGGAAGAAGGCAAGCCGCTGGCTGAAGCCAAGGGCGAGATCGACTACGCCGCTTCCTTCCTGCAGTGGTTCTCGGAAGAAGCCAAGCGCGTGCGCGGCGACGTCATTCCGGCGCCGCGCGACACCGCACGCATCGTCGTGCTGAAGCAGCCCATTGGCGTCTGCGCCGCCATCACGCCGTGGAACTTCCCGGCGGCGATGATCACCCGCAAGGCCGGCCCGGCGTTGGCCGCCGGCTGCAGCATGGTGGTGAAACCGGCAAGCCAGACGCCGCTGACGGCGCTGGCGCTGGCCGAACTCGCGCAGCGCGCCGGCGTGCCGGCCGGCGTGTTCAACGTGGTCACCGGCAACGACACGCGCGCGATCGGCGGCACGCTCACCGGCCATCGCCTGGTGCGCAAGGTCACCTTCACGGGCTCCACCGAAGTCGGCCGCGTGCTGCTGCAGCAGTCGGCCGCGACCATCAAGAAGTGCTCGATGGAACTCGGGGGCAACGCGCCCTGCATCGTGTTCGACGACGCCGACCTGGAGCTGGCCGTCGAAGGCGTGCTGAACGCCAAGTTCCGCAACACCGGCCAGTCCTGCATCGCCGCCAACCGCGTGCTGGTGCAGGACGGCATCCACGACGCGCTGGCCGAACGCCTGGCCCGGCGCACCGCGCAGATGAAGGTGGGCAACGGCCTGGAAGCCGGCGTGCAGATCGGCCCGCTGATCGACAGTGGCGCGGTCGCCAAGGTGGAAGAACACCTGCGTGATGCGATTGCCGGTGGCGCCAAGGTGCTGGCCGGTGGCAAGCGCCATGCGCTGGGCGGCTCGTTCTTCGAGCCCACCGTGCTGGCCGGCGTGCGCGGCGACATGGCGATCGCGCGCGAGGAAACCTTCGGCCCCGTGCTGCCGCTGGTGCGCTTCCAGACCGACGACGAAGTCATCGCGATGGCCAACGACACCGAGTTCGGCTTGGCCGCCTACCTGTTCAGCCGCGACGCGGCGCGCATCTGGCGCACCGCGGAGCACATCGAGTCGGGCATGGTCGGCGTCAACTGCGGGCTGATCTCGAACGAAGTCGCGCCTTTCGGCGGGGTCAAGCAAAGCGGCCTGGGCCGCGAAGGCTCGCACTACGGCATCGATGAATTCCTGGAAACCAAGTACCTGTGCTGGGACGGCCTGGCGCCGGCTTTCGCCTAG
- a CDS encoding SMP-30/gluconolactonase/LRE family protein, with protein MSSPPNPLAGWRLDRADIRYVGHDLQRPECILAEPDGTLWTADARGGVMRIAPDGGQTLIAQQTPEARDDAPKSPERLILGGTLPNGLAFDRDGNILIANFGTDAIELMTRDGRSRTLYDAIAGEPLGKTNFVLSDSQGRIWFTVTTKLSPWTRSINEKAPDGYVGVIDEHGIRVVADGFIGTNEIRFDAREEWLYVVESNARRISRVRIGPGATELAREVFGPADLGGIPDGFAFDAHGNLWITLIMHERLVALTPEGELLTLFDDGDPQQVAAFDQHFFAGTMTPEVMASCKGTVAPWMASVTFGGPDLRTVFLGSLMGNRLPCFRSPVAGLPLPHWRA; from the coding sequence ATGAGTTCCCCACCCAATCCCCTGGCCGGCTGGCGCCTGGACCGGGCCGACATCCGCTACGTCGGCCACGACCTGCAGCGGCCGGAATGCATCCTGGCCGAGCCGGACGGCACGCTGTGGACGGCCGACGCGCGCGGCGGCGTCATGCGCATCGCGCCGGACGGCGGCCAGACCTTGATCGCGCAGCAAACGCCGGAAGCCCGCGACGACGCGCCCAAGTCGCCCGAGCGCCTGATCCTGGGCGGCACGCTGCCGAACGGCCTGGCCTTCGACCGCGACGGCAACATCCTGATCGCCAACTTCGGCACCGACGCCATCGAGCTGATGACGCGCGACGGCCGCTCGCGCACGCTGTACGACGCGATAGCCGGCGAGCCGCTGGGCAAGACCAACTTCGTGCTGAGCGACTCGCAGGGCCGCATCTGGTTCACGGTGACGACGAAGCTGTCGCCCTGGACCCGCTCCATCAACGAAAAGGCACCGGACGGCTACGTGGGCGTCATCGACGAACACGGCATCCGCGTCGTCGCCGACGGCTTCATCGGCACCAACGAGATCCGCTTCGACGCCAGGGAGGAGTGGCTCTACGTCGTGGAGTCCAATGCCCGCCGCATCTCGCGCGTGCGCATCGGCCCCGGCGCGACCGAGCTGGCGCGCGAGGTGTTCGGCCCGGCCGACCTGGGCGGCATCCCGGACGGCTTCGCCTTCGACGCTCACGGCAACCTGTGGATCACGCTGATCATGCACGAGCGCCTGGTGGCGCTGACGCCCGAGGGCGAGCTGCTGACGCTGTTCGACGACGGAGACCCGCAGCAGGTGGCGGCCTTCGACCAGCATTTCTTCGCCGGCACGATGACGCCGGAGGTAATGGCTAGCTGCAAGGGCACCGTCGCGCCCTGGATGGCCAGCGTGACCTTCGGCGGCCCGGACCTGCGCACCGTGTTCCTGGGCAGCCTGATGGGGAATCGGCTGCCTTGCTTCCGTTCTCCCGTTGCCGGTTTGCCGCTCCCGCATTGGCGCGCCTGA
- a CDS encoding LysR family transcriptional regulator — MRYQRLDLNLLTALRALLAEQNVTRAAQAMHITQPAMSGILARLREYFGDPLITQVGRKMELTPLARSLVGPINDLLVRIDATLGIKPEFEPASTRRRFTMVASDYVVNVLLVDVLRRVHQAAPGITIELRQPARESAVQLEAGEIDLLVTPEVFASGSHSAVNLFDDGYCAVVDRDHPEVGDSIGLAQYLQLGHVCYESLGKPFFESWFDRAHGEIRQVQVVTPTYSLLPQLVAGTRLVATLHARAAARLDPSLPLRRVRLDFAVPRLTEVLQWHQARDLDPGAQWLRQLIVDAAAQLPSLSSLDLP; from the coding sequence ATGCGCTACCAGCGGCTGGACCTGAACCTGCTGACCGCGCTGCGCGCGCTGCTGGCGGAGCAGAACGTGACGCGCGCGGCGCAAGCCATGCACATCACGCAGCCGGCCATGAGCGGCATCCTGGCGCGACTGCGCGAGTACTTCGGCGATCCGCTGATCACCCAGGTGGGCCGCAAGATGGAGCTGACGCCGCTGGCGCGCAGCCTGGTCGGCCCGATCAACGACCTGCTGGTGCGCATCGACGCCACCTTGGGCATCAAGCCGGAGTTCGAGCCGGCCAGCACGCGGCGGCGCTTCACCATGGTCGCTTCCGACTACGTGGTCAACGTGCTGCTGGTGGACGTGCTCCGGCGCGTGCACCAGGCGGCGCCCGGCATCACCATCGAACTGCGCCAGCCCGCCCGCGAAAGCGCCGTGCAGCTGGAGGCGGGCGAGATCGACCTGCTGGTCACGCCGGAGGTCTTCGCTTCCGGCAGCCACTCCGCCGTCAACCTGTTCGACGATGGCTATTGCGCGGTGGTGGACCGCGACCATCCCGAGGTGGGCGACAGCATCGGGCTGGCGCAATATCTCCAGCTGGGGCACGTGTGTTACGAGAGCCTCGGCAAGCCCTTCTTCGAATCCTGGTTCGACCGCGCGCACGGCGAGATCCGCCAGGTGCAGGTGGTAACGCCCACTTACAGCTTGCTGCCGCAGCTGGTGGCGGGCACGCGCCTCGTCGCCACGCTGCACGCGCGGGCGGCCGCGCGGCTGGACCCCAGCCTGCCTTTGCGCCGCGTGCGGCTGGACTTCGCCGTGCCGCGGCTGACCGAGGTGCTGCAGTGGCACCAGGCGCGCGACCTCGACCCGGGCGCGCAATGGCTGCGGCAGCTGATCGTCGATGCCGCGGCGCAATTGCCTTCCCTTTCTTCCCTGGATCTTCCATGA
- a CDS encoding LysR substrate-binding domain-containing protein, giving the protein MQSILDPKWQVFVKAADLGSVSAAALALELPLSVVSRHIAQLEREAGARLFRRTGRGVVLTEFGQEVYPRIVILLRDAEQLADEMRTRKGLPMGDVRFGMLPSMVPVLAGRLFTEVRKQWPQVRLHLTEGSSVQLEDWLVQGRLDLAILLREGAEQPGEVVLERIALYLVVPASHAFAKRKSIPFDEVATLSLVLPSEPHPLRARLSALARERGLSLVAALEANSIRLQHEMVACRGGFAITASSLAPHDTRRLATIPIVKPALDRTIVLATTTHRPHTLATRSVAELIRTLATPLLKS; this is encoded by the coding sequence GTGCAAAGCATCCTCGACCCCAAGTGGCAGGTCTTCGTCAAGGCGGCAGACCTGGGCAGCGTCTCCGCCGCGGCGCTGGCGCTGGAGCTGCCGCTGTCGGTCGTCAGCCGCCACATCGCGCAGTTGGAACGCGAAGCCGGCGCCCGCCTGTTCCGCCGCACCGGCCGCGGCGTCGTCCTGACCGAGTTCGGCCAGGAGGTCTATCCGCGTATCGTCATTCTGCTGCGCGACGCCGAGCAACTGGCCGACGAAATGCGCACGCGCAAGGGCCTGCCCATGGGCGACGTGCGCTTCGGCATGCTGCCTTCGATGGTGCCGGTGCTCGCCGGCCGCCTGTTCACCGAAGTGCGCAAGCAATGGCCGCAGGTGCGGCTGCACCTGACGGAGGGCTCCAGCGTGCAGCTGGAAGACTGGCTGGTGCAGGGGCGGCTGGACCTGGCCATCCTGCTGCGCGAAGGCGCGGAGCAGCCCGGTGAGGTGGTGCTGGAACGCATCGCGCTGTACCTGGTGGTGCCGGCGTCGCATGCCTTCGCGAAGCGCAAGTCGATTCCCTTCGACGAGGTGGCGACGCTGTCACTGGTGCTGCCCAGTGAACCGCATCCCTTGCGCGCCCGCCTGTCCGCATTGGCGCGCGAGCGCGGCCTGTCGCTGGTCGCGGCGCTCGAAGCCAACTCAATCCGCCTGCAGCACGAGATGGTGGCCTGCCGCGGCGGCTTCGCCATCACGGCCAGCTCGCTGGCGCCGCACGACACCCGCCGGCTGGCGACGATTCCCATCGTCAAGCCGGCGCTCGATCGCACGATCGTGCTCGCCACCACCACGCATCGGCCGCACACGCTGGCGACACGTTCGGTGGCGGAGTTGATCCGGACGCTCGCGACGCCCTTGCTGAAGTCGTAA
- a CDS encoding alpha/beta hydrolase family protein: MFRYFPTNYVWNLSVDLAIEMGARIGEIEEMCAPLQDAAKQPDAAGTQAFRETWQKMADKLCELAEEDEARGRLLSAGEKYNRASTYLITAERLQAHGAPGRLALYQRFLEVFARSLRLSRENCERVEIPYEGKVLSALYVRAEGVEGRAPILVQVNGLDSTKEMKYRVGLPAWLAKRGVASLVVDQPGTGEALRLHGLQARYDSEHWASRIVDWLEQRGDVDPKRIGLEGVSLGGYYCPRAVAFEPRFAMGVVWGANHDWRDVQKKRLAREGSLPVPHYWEHVRWVWGGKDNEEFMQIAEKVHLDGILDRIKVPFLVTHGEKDSQIPLQWAHRTYEQLVNSPKRELKVFTDREGGKQHSSFDNSINAGHYIADWVAETLGGRTA, encoded by the coding sequence ATGTTCCGCTACTTCCCCACCAACTACGTCTGGAACCTCTCCGTCGACCTCGCCATCGAGATGGGTGCGCGCATCGGCGAGATCGAGGAGATGTGCGCGCCGCTGCAGGACGCCGCGAAGCAGCCCGACGCCGCCGGCACGCAGGCCTTCCGCGAGACCTGGCAGAAGATGGCCGACAAGCTGTGCGAGCTGGCCGAGGAAGACGAGGCGCGCGGCCGCCTGCTCTCGGCCGGCGAGAAATACAACCGCGCCTCCACCTACCTGATCACCGCGGAGCGCCTGCAGGCGCACGGCGCGCCGGGCCGCCTGGCGCTGTACCAGCGCTTCCTGGAAGTGTTCGCGCGCAGCCTGAGGCTGTCGCGCGAGAACTGCGAGCGCGTCGAGATCCCCTACGAAGGCAAGGTGCTGTCGGCGCTGTACGTGCGCGCCGAGGGCGTGGAAGGCCGTGCGCCCATCCTGGTGCAGGTCAACGGCCTGGACTCGACCAAGGAAATGAAGTACCGCGTCGGCCTGCCGGCCTGGCTGGCGAAGCGCGGTGTCGCTTCGCTGGTGGTGGACCAGCCCGGTACTGGCGAGGCGCTGCGCCTGCACGGCCTGCAGGCCCGCTACGACAGCGAGCACTGGGCCAGCCGCATCGTCGACTGGCTGGAGCAGCGCGGCGACGTGGACCCCAAGCGCATCGGCCTGGAAGGCGTGTCGCTGGGCGGCTACTACTGCCCGCGTGCCGTGGCCTTCGAGCCGCGCTTCGCCATGGGCGTGGTCTGGGGCGCCAACCACGACTGGCGCGACGTGCAGAAGAAGCGCCTGGCGCGCGAAGGCAGCCTCCCGGTGCCGCACTACTGGGAACACGTGCGCTGGGTGTGGGGCGGCAAGGACAACGAGGAGTTCATGCAGATCGCCGAGAAGGTGCACCTGGACGGCATCCTGGACCGCATCAAGGTCCCCTTCCTTGTCACGCACGGCGAGAAGGATTCGCAGATCCCGCTGCAGTGGGCGCACCGCACGTACGAGCAGCTGGTGAACTCGCCCAAACGCGAGCTGAAGGTCTTCACCGACCGCGAAGGCGGCAAGCAGCACTCCAGCTTCGACAACAGCATCAACGCCGGCCACTACATCGCCGACTGGGTCGCGGAGACACTCGGCGGACGCACCGCCTAG
- a CDS encoding NAD-dependent epimerase/dehydratase family protein produces the protein MHIVVTGANGFVGQALVASLREARSLAGQPITRLTALDTAFAGAAPAEFERQLAGSIANPASVATAFEPPVDVVFHLASIPGGTAEHNYELARDVNLGGTTLLLEAARAQALRGGRAPVFVFASTIGIFASPLPAQVDDDTPAGPGMSYGAQKLVGEILVSDFSRRGWVDGRSVRLPGVLARPPARTGQMSAFMSDMIRELGAGRPITLPVRPEASTWASSLPSIVDNLLHAASVPAERLGTRRSFTLPTLHFSFAQLVAAIGAVRGEDVSALATWQPEARIEALFGSFPPIVTPAADAAGFRNDGSLENLVRRATQFG, from the coding sequence ATGCACATCGTCGTCACCGGCGCCAACGGCTTCGTGGGCCAGGCCCTCGTCGCCAGCCTGCGCGAGGCGCGCAGCCTCGCCGGCCAACCCATCACGCGGCTGACTGCGCTGGACACCGCCTTTGCCGGCGCCGCGCCGGCGGAGTTCGAGCGCCAGCTGGCCGGCAGCATCGCCAACCCCGCCAGCGTGGCCACGGCCTTCGAGCCGCCGGTGGACGTCGTCTTCCACCTGGCCAGCATTCCCGGCGGCACGGCGGAACACAACTACGAGCTGGCCCGCGACGTCAACCTGGGCGGAACCACGCTGCTGCTGGAAGCCGCCCGCGCGCAAGCGCTGCGCGGCGGCCGCGCGCCGGTGTTCGTGTTCGCCAGCACCATCGGCATCTTCGCCTCGCCGCTGCCGGCGCAGGTGGACGACGACACGCCGGCCGGCCCGGGCATGAGCTACGGCGCGCAGAAGCTGGTGGGCGAGATCCTGGTCAGCGACTTCAGCCGCCGCGGCTGGGTGGACGGCCGCTCGGTGCGCCTGCCCGGCGTGCTGGCCCGGCCGCCGGCGCGCACCGGCCAGATGTCGGCCTTCATGAGCGACATGATTCGCGAGCTGGGCGCCGGCCGCCCGATCACGCTGCCGGTGCGGCCCGAGGCGAGCACCTGGGCTTCGTCGCTCCCCAGCATCGTCGACAACCTGCTGCATGCGGCCAGCGTGCCGGCCGAGCGCCTGGGCACGCGCCGCAGCTTCACCCTGCCGACGCTGCACTTCAGCTTCGCCCAACTCGTGGCCGCCATCGGCGCCGTGCGCGGCGAAGACGTGTCGGCGCTCGCCACCTGGCAGCCCGAGGCGCGCATCGAGGCGCTGTTCGGCAGCTTCCCGCCCATCGTCACACCGGCCGCCGACGCGGCCGGCTTCCGCAACGACGGCTCGCTCGAGAACCTCGTGCGCCGCGCCACGCAATTCGGTTAA
- a CDS encoding cupin domain-containing protein has product MKPMRRVVTGHSPAGLSIVTHNGPPAKSVALPQIPGTVFHEIWSTASTPATVGNGPDPTEGPLLLPPPKGGTRVRIVDIPPDTEDFLRNGAQRMHDAFAGIGDSSASTVRADSPHPLMHRTESVDYGVVLSGAMTLVLDDGVVELQQGDVVVQRGTNHAWANRSGETCRMMFVLIDGQYDDGVTPAR; this is encoded by the coding sequence ATGAAACCCATGCGCCGCGTGGTCACCGGGCACAGCCCGGCGGGCCTGTCCATCGTCACGCACAACGGCCCGCCCGCCAAGAGCGTCGCGCTGCCGCAGATTCCCGGAACCGTGTTCCACGAGATCTGGTCGACGGCGTCCACGCCTGCAACGGTAGGCAACGGCCCGGACCCGACCGAAGGCCCACTGTTGCTGCCGCCGCCCAAGGGCGGTACGCGAGTGCGCATCGTCGACATCCCGCCGGACACCGAGGACTTCCTGCGCAATGGCGCTCAGCGCATGCACGATGCCTTCGCTGGCATTGGCGACTCATCTGCATCGACCGTCCGTGCCGACTCGCCGCATCCGCTGATGCACCGCACCGAATCAGTCGATTACGGCGTGGTGCTGTCCGGCGCGATGACGCTGGTGCTGGACGACGGCGTGGTGGAACTGCAGCAGGGCGACGTCGTCGTGCAGCGCGGCACCAACCACGCCTGGGCGAACCGCAGCGGCGAGACGTGCCGGATGATGTTCGTGCTGATCGACGGTCAGTACGACGACGGCGTCACGCCGGCACGTTGA
- a CDS encoding dihydrodipicolinate synthase family protein, whose protein sequence is MPAYQKKDARAWAREHLVGCSAVTIPSYSADQKRLNEKGIRHDVALARKLGYSYTLLCSEVAITPEENAQFTAWARDTAGGQFGLFFHAAFGTLAENIEAAQLAEKAGADIVLLSYPPQFWPTTEQEIYDYTKSFCDATNLAVMLFPIPLWGFERVHPAGISVQLVRKLLQDCPNIVAIKSEQGFPLPAGLCEMYHHFRDEVVISSPIEGDAIPLMSLMKLQFSGTSNTQWMSDYYPRAFDLARRGEWEAAMELYWKVNPARNANGAAAGSYAPGTGVLNRSMWKYQDWLAGFNGGPLRAPAMRVPDRFMKSLRQGLVASGLPVTSDPDSAFMVGRHPC, encoded by the coding sequence ATGCCCGCTTACCAGAAGAAAGACGCCCGCGCCTGGGCGCGTGAACACCTTGTCGGGTGCTCCGCCGTCACCATCCCCAGCTACTCCGCCGACCAGAAGCGGCTGAACGAGAAGGGAATCCGCCATGACGTCGCGCTGGCCCGGAAGCTCGGCTACTCCTACACGCTTCTGTGCTCGGAAGTGGCGATCACGCCCGAGGAGAACGCGCAGTTCACCGCCTGGGCGCGCGACACCGCCGGCGGCCAGTTCGGCCTGTTCTTCCACGCCGCCTTCGGCACGCTGGCCGAGAACATCGAAGCCGCACAGCTGGCCGAGAAGGCCGGCGCCGACATCGTGCTGCTGTCGTACCCGCCCCAGTTCTGGCCCACGACCGAGCAGGAGATCTACGACTACACCAAGTCCTTCTGCGACGCGACCAACCTGGCCGTGATGCTGTTCCCGATCCCGCTGTGGGGCTTCGAGCGCGTGCACCCGGCCGGCATCTCCGTGCAACTGGTGCGCAAGCTGCTGCAGGACTGCCCCAACATCGTGGCCATCAAGTCCGAGCAGGGCTTCCCGCTGCCCGCAGGCCTGTGCGAGATGTACCACCACTTCCGGGACGAGGTGGTGATCAGCAGCCCGATCGAAGGCGACGCCATCCCGCTCATGAGCCTGATGAAGCTGCAGTTCTCCGGCACCAGCAACACGCAGTGGATGTCCGACTACTACCCGCGCGCCTTCGACCTGGCGCGCAGGGGCGAGTGGGAAGCCGCGATGGAGCTGTACTGGAAGGTCAACCCCGCGCGCAACGCCAACGGCGCCGCGGCCGGCAGCTATGCGCCCGGCACCGGCGTGCTGAACCGCTCCATGTGGAAGTACCAGGACTGGCTGGCCGGCTTCAACGGCGGCCCGCTGCGCGCGCCCGCGATGCGCGTGCCCGATCGCTTCATGAAGTCGCTGCGCCAGGGCCTGGTGGCCTCCGGCCTGCCGGTCACCTCCGACCCGGACAGCGCCTTCATGGTGGGACGCCACCCATGCTGA